CGGTGTTCCTCGACGTCGAGCTGGGGACGTACGGGCCGATCGTCGCGCAGCTGGAGGCGGCGCTGAGCGACCGCACGCGCGCGGTGATGATCGCGCACACGCTCGGCAACCCGTTCGACCTCGCGGCGGTGACGGCGTTCGTGCGGCAGCACGGGCTGCGGCTGGTCGAGGACTGCTGCGACGCGGTGGGCGCGACGTACGCGGGCCGGCCGGTGGGGACGTTCGGCGACCTGGCGACGGTGAGCTTCTATCCCGCGCACCACATCACGATGGGCGAGGGCGGCGCGGTGCTGACGAACGCGCCCGCGCTGCGCACGCTGGTGGAGAGCTTCCGCGACTGGGGCCGCGACTGCTGGTGCGAGCCGGGGAAGGACAACACGTGCGGCAAGCGCTTCGGCTGGCAGCTGGGCGAGCTGCCGTGCGGCTACGACCACAAGTACACGTACTCGCACGTCGGCTACAACCTGAAGGCGACCGACATGCAGGCGGCGGTGGGCGTGGCGCAGCTGGAGCGGCTGCCGGGCTTCGTGGCGGCGCGGCGCGCGAACTTCGCCTGGCTGCGCGCGGCGCTCGCGGACCTCGAGGACGTGCTGCTCCTGCCCGAGCCGCAGCCCGGGTCGGAGCCGAGCTGGTTCGGGTTCCCCGTTCTGGTCCGTGACGGCGCCCCCTTCAGCCGGGATGCGCTGGTGCAGTTCCTGGAGGCGCGGCGGATCGCGACGCGGCTGCTGTTCGGCGGGAACCTGGTGCGGCAGCCGGCGTACCGCGGGCTGACCTATCGCGTGGTGGGCGACCTGGCGAACAGCGACCGCGTGATGCGGAGCGCGTTCTGGGTGGGCGTGTGGCCGGGGCTCACGGAGCCGATGCTGGCGTGGGTGGCGGCGAGCATCCGCGCGTTCTGCCGCGGCGAGGCGCGCTGAGCGTGCGGCACGCGCGGCTGCCGGCGGCCGACCTGTCGCTCGTGCTGGCGCATGCGGCGCCCGCGTTCGAGGCGCTGCGCGGCGCGCGCGTGTTCGTCACGGGCGGCACGGGCTTCTTCGGCACGTGGCTGCTGGAGAGCTTCGCGCACGCCAACGCGGCGCGCGGGCTGGGCGCGGAGCTGGTGGTGCTGACGCGCGATCCCGCGGCGTTCCGCGCGCGCGCGCCGCACCTGGCGGACGACGCGGCGATCCGGCTGGCGGCGGGCGACGTGCGGCGCTTCGACTTCCCGGACGGCGACTTCACGCACGTCGTGCACGGCGCGACCTCGACGAGCGCGGCGCTCAACGCGTCCGACCCGATCGAGCTGCTGACGACGATCGTCGGCGGGACGCACCGCGTGCTCGAGCTGGCACACGAGCGCGGCGCGCGGCGCGTGCTGCTCGTCAGCTCCGGCGCCGTGTACGGACCGCAGCCGGCGACGATCACGCACCTGCCGGAGACGTACGTCGGGGGACCCGACACGCTCGATCCCGCGCAGGCGTACGCCGAAGGAAAGCGGATCTCGGAGCTGCTCGGCGCGGTCGCCGGGCGGGCGCCGGACGGGCCCGAGGTCGTGACGGCGCGCTGCTTCGCCTTCGTCGGGCCGCACCTGCCGCTGGACGCGCACTTCGCGATCGGCAACTTCCTGCGCGACGCGCTCGCGCGCGGTCCGATCCGGTTGAGCGGCGACGGCTCGCCGTACCGCTCGTACCTGTACGCCGCGGACCTGGCGGCGTGGCTGTGGACGCTGCTCACGCACGGCGCGGCGCAGCGCGCGTACAACGTGGGCTCGGCGTGCGGGATGCCGCTGTGGGACGTGGCGCAGGTCGTGGCGCGCGTCGCCGGCGGCCTGCCTGTGCAGCGGGCGCGCGATCCGGAGCCGGGCGCCGTGGCATCGCGCTACGTGCCGGACGTCGCGCGCGCCGAATCGGAGCTGGCGCTGCGGGCGTGGACGCCGCTCGACGCCGCGGTCGAGCGGACGCTCGCGTGGCATCAACACAACTTCAATCCCAGCCTCGGGTGAGCGCGGAGAGCAGACACGTCCGCATCGGGGATCGCCGGGTCGGTCCGGGCGAGCCGTGCTACGTCATTGCCGAAGTGGGAGTCAACCACAACGGGGATCTCGGGATCGCGAAGCGGTTGGTCGACGCGGCAATCGCGGCGGGAGCTGACGCCGTCAAGTTCCAGAAGCGTCGTCTGCGTGAGGTCTACCAGGAGCGCATCGTCGACGAGCCGCGGCTCGGTGAGCAGGGAATCCAGTACGTCGTGCCGCTGCTGATCGAGTTCGAGCTGTCGGATGAGGCCTTTCGTGCTCTGCACGCGTACTGCGCGGAGCGCGGGATCACCTTCCTCTGCACTCCGTGGGACACGAGCAGCGCCGATTTTCTCGATGCCCTCGGGGTGCCGGCGTTCAAGGTCGGCTCGCCCGACATGACGAACTTCCCACTGCTGGACCACCTGGCAGCTCTCGGGAAGCCGCTCC
This Roseisolibacter agri DNA region includes the following protein-coding sequences:
- the rfbH gene encoding lipopolysaccharide biosynthesis protein RfbH, giving the protein MDDAADDAPSRADALRAQILALVAEYHAEAFPARAFVPGETPVPVSGKVFGAREIQHLVDAGLDFWLTTGRFAAQFERAFARACGVRHATLVNSGSSANLVALSALTSPSLEDRLRPGDEVITVAAGFPTTVNPIFQNGLVPVFLDVELGTYGPIVAQLEAALSDRTRAVMIAHTLGNPFDLAAVTAFVRQHGLRLVEDCCDAVGATYAGRPVGTFGDLATVSFYPAHHITMGEGGAVLTNAPALRTLVESFRDWGRDCWCEPGKDNTCGKRFGWQLGELPCGYDHKYTYSHVGYNLKATDMQAAVGVAQLERLPGFVAARRANFAWLRAALADLEDVLLLPEPQPGSEPSWFGFPVLVRDGAPFSRDALVQFLEARRIATRLLFGGNLVRQPAYRGLTYRVVGDLANSDRVMRSAFWVGVWPGLTEPMLAWVAASIRAFCRGEAR
- a CDS encoding NAD-dependent epimerase/dehydratase family protein — protein: MRHARLPAADLSLVLAHAAPAFEALRGARVFVTGGTGFFGTWLLESFAHANAARGLGAELVVLTRDPAAFRARAPHLADDAAIRLAAGDVRRFDFPDGDFTHVVHGATSTSAALNASDPIELLTTIVGGTHRVLELAHERGARRVLLVSSGAVYGPQPATITHLPETYVGGPDTLDPAQAYAEGKRISELLGAVAGRAPDGPEVVTARCFAFVGPHLPLDAHFAIGNFLRDALARGPIRLSGDGSPYRSYLYAADLAAWLWTLLTHGAAQRAYNVGSACGMPLWDVAQVVARVAGGLPVQRARDPEPGAVASRYVPDVARAESELALRAWTPLDAAVERTLAWHQHNFNPSLG